The region TAAGCTTCACTTGAAGTAAAAGCTATCCTGGTCCTTAATTATGCCAGGTACCACAAGTCTTGGTCAGAGACTATTCTGAGTCACAATCTCATCTGTCAGTGCCTGTTCTTTATCACTGGGAGCTCCAGGCTTTCAGAATATGGCATGTTCTGAAATGCCATTGTATCATAAAATCTCATTCACTTTTTTGAAAAGAGATGCTTGCAATctaaatacactttttaaaagaaactaatTCTCACAATAGctcacaaaattttatttttcttatagaTGTTCATCTGTTTGCCAATGCctaaatctgctttttcttctatATGTAAAGAATAATCTGTGGAAGAAGAATCCTATATGTATAGAACTAATGTTATTAAATGCTCTACAGCTCCCTGGAAACACTTAATaatctgaaattctgaaaaacacCTTTCAAGTAAAAAGCAAGAAGTGTGTGAAGTTACAATCCCACTTTGCTCATAGAAATTCCAGTAGGACTTAAACATATTACTCTGCAGAAAAGAATACCAGCAATTAGTATTAGTAATTAACtaataattataatattaattaataataactTGATggtttttctggaaaaaaaaaaaaaaccgaagTGTACGCTTGTACAAAATTGTGATAGCTTTTTTTAGTATTCCTCAGGGGATAGAATTTACTCAGTGTGTATGACTTAATTAAGAGTCCACAGAAAACCCTTCAGCACATCATCAGACATAGGCCATAAGTGTAAACAGCATTACTGTTATAACAGAATAGGTTGTTTTATACTAGTTTAATTGCATATCATGAagtttgctttggtttctgaACAGGAACTCTTTTCAGATGCTTCGGTATTTTGGGCTTATCTATCTCAAAGCGTTTGAAATTTAACTCTTCTGCTACAGTGGTGCCTCATTCAAAATCCTTGGGATTTTTGGGCAAGGATACatgaaaatgagagaaacaaaatcCTGGTTCATCTAACTGttattgtatatatttttgttcAGGAAGAGGGTAACAGGACTGAGCGCTTCAGCTCCACGCCGGAGGCTGTACAATGGAGTTTCAGAGCGGCAGGGGTGAGGTGAAAGCAGAGGGGCAGCCCGAGCGCAgagccccgggcccggctccTTCTCCCACATCCCcgagccccacagccccgggcccgctccttctcccacagccccgggccccacagccccgggccccacagccccgggccccacagccccgggccccacagccccgggcccggctccTTCTCCCACATCTCcgggccccacagccccgggcccggctccTTCTCCCACATCTCcgggccccacagccccgggcccggctccttgccccacagccccgggcccgctcCTTCTCCCGCCGGCCCGCGGCCCCCGGCGCTGACGTCACGCCGCTCTCCGGCACGCCTGCGCCCAGCGCGGAGCGAAGGGGCCCGGCCGGGAGGGAGCCGCGCTGCGGGAGGGAAGCGAGCCAGCGGCCGGGAGGTACCGGAGCGCACGTGGAACGCGTTCTCCCGTTCTGCTCCGGTGGCGGGGCGGCAGGCGCAGcccgcgcccggcccggggcggggggcACACGCAGGGACGGCCCGGAGCGGCCGCGCTGCCACCGTGGCGCCGGCGGCGCGCACGAGTCGCGCGTCCCGGCGTCCCCCGCGGGCGCGGCCGGCGCGCTTCCCGCTGTCCGTGCCGAGGGCTCCACCTGCAGCCGGGCCCGCAGGAGCCCGCAgcggccgcgccgccggcaCGGCCcgaggaggggaggaaggaggcgCCGGGCTGCGGCAGGCACGGCTGCGGGGACCCGCTCGCCCTTGCTGAAAGGTGCCCTCCTTGGGCCGGCCCCAGACGCGGGGTCACGCGTTAAAGGGTTTGCTCTGAAAGAAGAGCAAAGGTGATAGAGGTACTTGCGTGAGCCTCTTGCTCCGAATATACCTGGTTTTCCCGTCCGTTATTTATCCAGGAAACGGCGGGTCATTACTCCTGCGGCAACTTTTTTCTCCCGAGTGACAACTCTGGAGCCCGCCTGGCGTGTCTGTGCTGAAGCGCAAACCGTACATTAGTGCGGTGCCAAAAGGCCCTGTGCCCCAGAGGCGAGTGCCTGGTTAATGCCCAGGGGCTTGCTGTGCCCCGAGAACTTGCCAGGGAAAGCAGACGCGTGGGTTGGTTTCAGGCATTTGCGAATACTTTGTGAGGGAAAAGGACAGACCGTCTGCTTGTTCAGACACTGTCACAGAAGACCAAAATCATCAGCTGTATGAGTTGGTGGTGCCCTGGTACACTTTGTACCATGTGCCGTTCTGATTATCTCTCATCCAGAAGGGTTTAATAAACCTCAGTGAGGCCAAGGGTAAGGACTCTTTAGTGAGATATTGAATAGCTTCCACATGCGTAGGAGTAACTGAATAGACCTGGAAGAGGATACAGGTGGAGAGGAAACAGTAAGGGGAAGGTATGAGGAGAAACGCATAGAATTATCTaatcagaaagcaaattaagaaaaaaaggaagtactTTCCCACAAATAATAAAACTCGTTGCCTCGGGATGAAGACAGCATAATTGGGTTCAAAAAGGATTTATTCAAATGTATGGAAAAAGGATTCATTATTATTGCTTGCATTCTGCCTCTGTCACCTCAGGAAATCCCAAACAGCTGATTGGTTTCTAGAGCTTGCAGACTAAAAGATTATTCTACAGAAGTACTTTCTTTGTGTACTCCATTCTAAACATCAAAGCTAGCTACTTCAGAATAATTCTGTGtttcaaaaagcctttttttctttcttcaaaagcagaaacaaaaaaccccaggctAGCGGTAAAACACAGTCTGACAGTGTGAAACCAATGTAAATACAACAGTTTCAAATCATACTCAGTAACATTTGCACTGGTGGTGTCCAACACAGATACTTGGGATGGAGTGAGAGCTTGAGGCTAAATGACTGCAGCACAAGAATAGTGGTTGCAAGAACAATATAAATGCAACCAGCACATCAGCTTTGAATGAGCAGCTGAATGATACATTATGGCCTTTAGGTACATAAATCATACAATTCTTTAATTGAATAAGAGTTACCATCACTCTAGTATTGGAATGCTAGATTATatgcatggggtttttttaatagttcagaaatatttaagaattaaCTTTCATTTGTAGAAATGGTGTCTAATCTAGTTCAGCTGTtgattttgaataaaaaatgaatatgTATGTATGGATGAAAACCAAATCACTAATGCTATAACCCACTGTTACAAATTGCTATGAACAGGTAAAGGCTGTGATGTTGATAAGAACAGCAGTTACTGTCTTGCTGTACTGGACATGAAGTTGATGGTTTATTTGCAGTCTGTGAATTCTTTTGAAGATGGGCAAGGTGTGTGCTGTTTTTGGAGGATCCCGTGGGAtaggcagagctgtggcagagctcctggcacagaagGGCTGCCGCCTGGCCATCATTGCTCGGAACCTGGACGTGGCCCAGAGCACTGCCCGTGGCCTTGGTGGTACGTATGCTGCTGGGCAGTTATCTcctcactgctccctgcagaggtgACTTGTGAAAATAGCAAACTCCCTCCCAGTTTAACtagatgaaaaggaaaataaagactAAGAAGTATTAAAAAGCCAGCTGTATTGGTATGAGTTTGTTTTCACAACTCTCGTTGACAAAGTAGGTTATCTGTTTTATCTGCATGATGGGGGTTTTAAGATGAATCGAATTTTTTGGGGTCACAATAGAGGTGATGTGAATTGAGTCATCCTCAGCCCCTGAACAAGCCAGAACTGAGACCAGTCTGCTCATGCTGAACTTCCGatttcaaaaggcaaaaaaatataaaccaaggAATTGTCACGTAACTAATGAATACAATGCTTGAAAATCATCTTTGTTTGATTGTCTGGGGATTCAATGGGTTCCTTAAATTATAACTAGTTCCACATCTGTCTTGCAACTGAGTTCATACATTCTGAAGAAGGTTTATGAATTAAATACAGCTTTGACTGTTTATTTTGacattatatatatttcaataCAGCAGGACATCTGGCACTTAGCTGTGATGTATCCAGTGAACGAGAAGTCCAAAAGACTTTTGAGGAGGTGCAGAGGAATTTGGGTCCCATTAACTACTTGGTTAATGCAGCTGGGATCAACAGGTTGGTTACTCTTTCCAAGACTATAGGTAATTCTAGATGAAGGCAGCTCACGGGAAGGTGCTCTGGCCCTTTGTGCTTAGTAAAAGTGCTGCTAATGAGCACATCTGAAAACAATAAGTGCTTGCCAGTATTTTGTTCCTGATGGCAGTAAAATGCTAACAGATTATAAGCTTTCATTGTAGTTTCTGCATTCTGAGTTTGAGATCCCCCTCCGTTCTTCCACATTTTTCCCCAGAATGGTCTAAACCAGTGCCTGATACGGCTCTGCAAAAGAGGCTCTGTGGCCAGAAACATGGCTAACgtgttttttgctgtttgaagTTCTTGCAGCGTTGTCATTTTGAATGCTTGAATGTACGGAACCACACCCCCATTAATATTCTGTCCAACAGTCTATTTTTATGAGTAAACATGATCAGGGGGTTGTTCAGTcaattctttggttttttttggttggtttgcCAGGGACGGTTTGTTATTGAGAACCAAGACTGAAGATATGATAGCCCAGATTCACACTAACCTTTTGGGAACAATGTTGACATGCAAAGCTGCTGTAAAGGTCATGATTCAACAACAGGGAGGTGCTATTGTCAATATAGGTAAGTTGCTTGTGTAAGCCGGTGGAGTTCTGTGTACTAGTCTTCTAGAAATATTTAGCAGGTATAACATACTACATTACTTGTTACAAtttacttattttccttttccttgtatTTAGACATTCTATATTTAGCATTTCTTTATGAATGCTTATTCTTTTGTGTAATTTCAGCAACTTCTAGATAGCTTTTTTcagtaatatattttattgaaaaaaagaaCCTTGCTATTCTTAACCAATTCTTTCAACATCTAAAtctgccagctgctggctgtTAACTAAGAATTGATAGGTACAGTCAGtttctttcttgctttatttaatCTGAGCAAGGATACTTTTTTTAGAAGAGTTTTGATTTTACTGTCCTGGTGCCTGTCGGTCAGCATAGATACATGGATTGTACAAAAATCACAGCTAATGGGGAGATTTGCTTATCCTAGCATGCTAAATTGCATGAAGTTACGCATATTTTACTCTTTCCTTGTGATGTCATTTTTCATTCCAagtttaaaaccaaaatgacaAAGCTAGTACAACATTTCAAGTTACCCATTTAATCTTCTCTTTgatgtttctttattttaggGAGTATTGTAGGACTGAAAGGCAACTCTGGTCAAAGTGTGTATAGTGCTACCAAAGCAGGATTAGTTGGATTTTCACGCTCTCTTGCTAAAGAAGTAGCAAAAAAGCAAATTCGAGTCAACGTTGTTGCTCCAGGTTAGTTTTTGAGGAATTCCTGCACCCTTGACTGTTGCAATTCACTAAGACTGTGGCTATTTCTTCTACTCTGAAAGTAACTTAAGACAaacttctgttattttctttagctttgtatataaatatttttaatgtcttttgtATGTTTTAAGTATGATAAATTTTAGAAAGCCTTCAGTCTTTTTAAGGAACACTGAGAAATTTGGAAGAGTGAGTCTACCCATTCCTCGATCCATaataaacatcttttttttttcattgtttcttctTCAAAACTTGCTGTCCTTGCAGATGGAGGGATTAGATCTAATTAGAGACAGAGAGCTACCCTTGTCTCCAACTGGagaattttgtttgttagtAGGGAAACATGGTAGACCATGAGAAAGCTGTCATAAAAGCACCCCTGTGTTTCTGTAGTAAAAAGGAGGGAATCTTGAAAGTTATTTCTGTGAGTAAAGGCTGTGATTTCATAAGATGATCTAGTTCAAGCAAACTGCCACCCTTAAGGAAAATCCCTTCTGTatcttctgaatttttccaCTCATAATGGTGTTCACTGCTGCTCACCTTCTACTATTTCTGATGCCTTTCAGAATTCTGCATGAATGTGTTCAGATTCTGAATTAGgcaggaaaaatactttaattctTTAGTGAGTTGAGTAGCTCATCCACAGCCATCATAAAGGGGCAGAGTTTTACAGTAGAAAGCACTTTCCCTTCTTGATGGCAGCTAGAAAGCAGGTAAGATCAGCTTTTTATAAAGCTGCAGCTTGTTTGTAGAGTCGTGCAGCAGTAGGAATGCCAAAtctcagaaaatggaaaattgtaAAAATGGTCCTTCAAAAATGTCAAGAGTTATTCTTCAAATGAATGCTCTAATAGAAACTATGCAAGCACTGCCATAAgttctaaaataaaatgcaaacattttaaagtcTGAGAGGGTTTGTTGCCAGACATTTTGTGCTCATGTTTTAATTGAGAATGTTTTGGTGAGATGAGTATATTTTGTCTCTCATAAAAGTGCTATTAAATATAGTTTTTGGACTGAATTATAGTTACCCTTtcttgtttggttgtttggttttgtttgtgttttttaaatgcacttcTGTAGATCTCTGCATTTTGATTATTGTGTCACTGCTTCCAAAATGGAAAGGTATTTTATTGGTTAGGTAAAATAGTGGTCTTGGCCATCAAATGATGTGGGCTGCTTTGGGAGACTTTGGAGAATGGTAGCTGCTGCTGAATCCTGGTACTAGATTTCACTTTGTAAGATTCATTGGGAAATCGACTGGATAAATTTAGTCAAAGGTTAGATAACCCTTCATATATCTCTCTGCTCTTAGGCTTTATTCGCACAGAGATGACAGCTCATTTGGAAGAAGATCAGTTGAAGAAAGCAATTCTCCTTGGAAGATTTGGAGAGCCTCATGAAGTTGCACAAGCTGTTGTCTTTCTTCTAGAATCCCAATATGTAACAGGGAGTGTTCTGGTTGTAGATGGAGGCTTGCACCTTATGACCTAAGTATTACCTCGAATAAATGACTGCTTTAATGTCATGATggtaatatataaatatatactaaATAAAGGGAGAGGGTTGGAAATCGTTTGAAGATTGATGTACATAATTGACTTCGTCTTATTTAGTCAGAGGAGAAATTGGGCAGCAGTGAAGTGCAATGTGTGTGTTTAGCTGCCTGAAAGAGTCTGTTTGGTATTACAAAGTCTGTGTATGAAACAATTTGAAAAAGATCTGGTTTTGATACAGTGATAGCTTTAATAATGTgctgatacatttttaaagcactttatttttataaactcCTGTTTTCTAATTTGAGATAGAATgagattttatttgcattatgtTACACAAAGGTTAATAAAGTGCAGAGACATGTTTATTGGGTGGCAGGTAGGATTGCATCAAGTTTTTCAAGTAAGGCAAAGATTATAAACTGCATAGTTTGGCATTCTTATCAGTTAGTACCTACAAAGTAGCAAGGAGTTTCCTTTgagctttgtttgtttgtaccTAACACTACAAAGCTAGGAACTTCTAGATCTTCAGCATACCTGAATTAAATCTTTGGAAGATTTAATTATATGCAGTGTGTTTTTATAAAGACAAAGCCTACTCGGTTCCATGCCTGAATATATGTACAGTACTCACTCAATCCAGTGGCTCTTGTGTGTGCCCATCAAAGGACTGCTTGAGCACTGCTAATCCTGTCATATTCTCAGCTTGAGCTGCACACTCGCTGCtgaacactgcagctgcagaccTTGCTGTGTAAGACACTTTGCAAGGACTCAGTAGATGTTTAGAACATGTATCACTTCCAGAGCATGAAGTTAAcgtgttttgtgttttgctctgtATCTTCATGAATACTCAGTTCAGCTGTTAAGTTGATGCTCCCTCATATGTATGTATAGTCAATAAAATagccatttattttatttaaagcaacTTTTGAAGCAGAGTAATTATATTATAATGTAAATGATTCTGAGTGTTCCTGTCTTGCTGAAAACTTACCAAATGTTTGACCTCAGGCTTTTCTATTGAGCTcaagtaatttttcataatttatgtttttattatctCTGAAGAAAACTATGAATGTGGTTCAGGACCTTCATTTCTTAGCTCTCTTGTTCATTGCATCATGATCCAGATGTTGATTCAGCTTTTGAAATTACTTCCCATCTTGGCACACGCCACAGTACAGAAAGAAGAGATCTCGCTGATGATAACTGACTCTTTAAAGTTGGAGATTGTCTTCATTTGTGCAGCTGAGAAATTTTGTCTTTGTGCCAGAAAACAGTGCATGTTCAAGCTTCTTGCAGGTATGTATTGAGAAATAATACAAGGAGTACATGTATGATCAGGAGATTTTACAGTTGGTTGTGCTACTCACATTGGAATATAAAATAGCACTAGAAGTAATCCATCCAGGAGTCCTTATCTTCCTGTTATCACTGTTATGTGTCATGTG is a window of Sylvia atricapilla isolate bSylAtr1 chromosome 4, bSylAtr1.pri, whole genome shotgun sequence DNA encoding:
- the CBR4 gene encoding 3-oxoacyl-[acyl-carrier-protein] reductase → MGKVCAVFGGSRGIGRAVAELLAQKGCRLAIIARNLDVAQSTARGLGAGHLALSCDVSSEREVQKTFEEVQRNLGPINYLVNAAGINRDGLLLRTKTEDMIAQIHTNLLGTMLTCKAAVKVMIQQQGGAIVNIGSIVGLKGNSGQSVYSATKAGLVGFSRSLAKEVAKKQIRVNVVAPGFIRTEMTAHLEEDQLKKAILLGRFGEPHEVAQAVVFLLESQYVTGSVLVVDGGLHLMT